A region of the Pseudarthrobacter sp. MM222 genome:
ATCGGCGGGACCGCAGGAAGGAAAGTGGCCGGCGACTTCCGATGCGCCTTCAGGACGAGGTCGACGTCGAATTTCGGGAACAGCACCAGCTTCGCCCCGATACTCAACGCAATGGTCAGGCAAAGGGTCAGCCCGTAGGCGTGGAACATCGGCAGGACCGCGTAGACGGTCTCCCGGCCGTCCCGGAGGCCGGGAACCCACGCCCGGCCTTGCGCCGCGTTGGCCTGCAGGTTGGCGTGCGTCAGCATGGCCCCCTTGGGGAGGCCCGTGGTGCCGCTCGTGTACTGAAGGACGGCGAGGTCCTGGGGTGCGGGTCGGGGATGCTTCTTCTTCAACGCTCCGGCCCGCAGGATCTCCGGCCAGCGCAGGATCGAAATGTTTGCCGGCTGCTGCGAAGCGCGCTCGTGTTTTCCGGCTGCCAGGGCTGCGCGGGCTTTCCGTGCGGCGGGCACGGGGAGCCGGAGTGCGAGCCGCTGGAGCAGGGGCATCGCCGGGATCAGCTCCACCGAGATGATGGTCCGGAGCCCGACGTCGGGCGGCAGCTGGCTGACCCGCTGCACCGCCTTGTCCCAGACGATCGCGACGGTGGCTCCATGGTCTTCGAACTGATGGCGCAGCTCACGGTCGGTGTACAGCGGATTGTGTTCCACGACAATGGCGCCGAGCCGCAACACCGCATGGAAGGCGATGATGTGCTGCGGGCAGTTCGGCAAGACCAGGGCCACCCGGTCGCCGGACCTGACGCCGAGTTTCCTGAGCCCGGCCGCGGCCCGGCTGATCAGCGTGCCGAGCTCTCGGTAGCTGGTCCGCGCCCCAAAGAATTCCAGGGCCGGCTTGGACCCAAAGCGATGGACGGAGGACTCCAGCAGGTCCACGAGCGAGCCCTTGGGAAGCTTGAGGTCCGCCGGGACCCCCGGTCCGTAGTGCGCCGTCCATGGGCGCTCCGGGTGCAGCGCTGACCGCGCGGATTTCTTCTTCATCGTCTGTCCTTGCCATAAACGTGCGCCTGCTGGGTGCGCGAGGCGAAAGCCCGCCGTAAAAATCCTACCCGCGCCGTCTCACCGTCCCGGGACGGCTCGTCCCTGCCGCCGCACGCCGCACCCGGGGCGCTCGTGACCTTCGGCCCTAGGTTCGGGCCCCTGCTCGGCGCATGCTGGGTGTACCCCGGGCCGCGTGGGCAGCTGACCCGCCTGTTGGCGCGTGATGGAGGCGCCGGCGGCGAGGGTGCCCTTGCACCCGGAAATCATCTTCGATGAGGAGCCTCGATGAGTCCCTCGGTCCCGAAGGCCTCGGTGCTGGCACAGATCCACGCCCTCGCCCGTCCGCTCCGGACTGACCAGGACTTCAACGGGCTCGTCCGCCGCGCTGTTGAGAGCCGCTACGTCGCCATAGGCGAGGCCTCCCACGGCACGCACGAGTTCTACACCTGGCGCGATACCTTGAGCCGGCGTCTCATCGCGGAAGAGGGCTACAACTGGATCGGGGTCGAGGGGGACTGGCCGGACTGCTGGCGGATCAATCGTTGGGTCCGGGGCTGGACCGGGCAGGAGCAGGGCGTCCACGCCCTGCTCGCGGGGTTTGAACGGTGGCCCAGGTGGATGTGGGCGAATGAGGAAGTGGCGTCGTTCCTGGACTGGCTGCGCGGCTGGAATCTTAGCCGTCCGAGAAGTCAACGGGTCGGCTTCTACGGACTTGACGTCTATTCGCTCTGGGATTCGCTCCGGGAGATCATCGGCTGGCTGGAGGGGAATGAGCCGGAGGCCGTTCCCACCGCCCTGCGGGCATGGCAATGCTTCGTGCCGCACCACGAGGACCCGCACGAGTACGCCCGGAGCGCGCGGCTGGTGCCGCAGTCCTGCGAGGCTGACGTCGTCGCCCTCCTTGCCGAGGTCAGGAACCGGGCGTTTCCGCCAGGAGACCAGAACGAACAAGCCTTCGATGCCATCCAGAACGCCGAGGTTGCCGCGAACGCGGAGCACTACTACCGGACCATGGTCCGCGGTGACCGGCAGTCCTGGAACATTCGGGACCACCATATGGCTGACACCGTCGACCGGCTCAGCACGCACCTCGGCGCGGAATCCAAGGGCATCATCTGGGAACACAACACGCACATCGGGGACGCGCGGGCCACGGACATGGCCCAGGAGGGACTGGTCAACCTGGGGCAGCTGCTGCGCGAGCGGCACGCCGCGGAGGGCGTAATGCTGGTGGGCTTCGCCTCCCATCGAGGCGAGGTCATCGCTGCCGGCAGTTGGGGCAGCCCCGAGCGGATCCTGCCCCTGCCCCCGGCGCGGCCCGGCAGCCACGAGGACTTCCTGCACGAGGCGCTGGGCGTGCCGTCGGTGCTGGACTTCGGCGAAGACAGGACCGGGCCGTGGCTCTCCAGCCGGTTCGGCCACCGCGCGATTGGCGTGGTCTACGATCCGCAGCGGGAACCCCGCAATTACGTCCCCACAGTGATGGGTGACCGCTACGACGCGCTGGTCTGGCTCGAGCACACCGCAGCCCTGCGCCCACTGCGCCACGAAGGACCCCCGCGGCACGCCGAATTCGAGACCGAACCCACGGGGTTCTAGCGCGCGAACCGTGCGGGGCTTAAGCCCCTAACCCCGCACCTGGCCGGCGGCGCACACTGAAATGCCGGCGGACTGTTGGCGCCGCTGGACGGTCATGCGCAGCAATAGCAACCGTGCCACGGAGAAGAGCAGAGTCCAGAATGAGCAAACCAATAGTCGTCGGGATCAGCGGCTCTGCCGGAAGCCAGGCCGCCCTGGCCTGGGCCGTCCAGCGGGCTTCGCGGCACAAGCTTCCGCTCATCGTTATTCACGCAGTGGACGACCGCTGGATGTCGCCGGAATTCCAGTACCAGGAGCTCATCCGGGAATCGGCGATGGACCTGCTCAAGAAAGCACAGGCTGCCGCGACGGCGCAGACCCCGGACGTCAACGTGGAGGTGCAGCTTCGTCATGGCAGCGCCGCCGCGGCGTTGCGGGAGGCATCCAAGGAGGCGTCGATGGTGGTGGTCGGCGCGCATGACAGGCACTGGATGGATGGCGGGCCGCTGAAGGACCGTGCCCTTCAGATCGCGGCGGCTTCGGACAGCCCGGTCGCCGTCATCCCCGCCAAGCAGGGGACCGGGGACAGGGGCGTCGTCGTCGGTGTGGATGGCTCGGAG
Encoded here:
- a CDS encoding erythromycin esterase family protein gives rise to the protein MSPSVPKASVLAQIHALARPLRTDQDFNGLVRRAVESRYVAIGEASHGTHEFYTWRDTLSRRLIAEEGYNWIGVEGDWPDCWRINRWVRGWTGQEQGVHALLAGFERWPRWMWANEEVASFLDWLRGWNLSRPRSQRVGFYGLDVYSLWDSLREIIGWLEGNEPEAVPTALRAWQCFVPHHEDPHEYARSARLVPQSCEADVVALLAEVRNRAFPPGDQNEQAFDAIQNAEVAANAEHYYRTMVRGDRQSWNIRDHHMADTVDRLSTHLGAESKGIIWEHNTHIGDARATDMAQEGLVNLGQLLRERHAAEGVMLVGFASHRGEVIAAGSWGSPERILPLPPARPGSHEDFLHEALGVPSVLDFGEDRTGPWLSSRFGHRAIGVVYDPQREPRNYVPTVMGDRYDALVWLEHTAALRPLRHEGPPRHAEFETEPTGF
- a CDS encoding long-chain-fatty-acid--CoA ligase, giving the protein MKKKSARSALHPERPWTAHYGPGVPADLKLPKGSLVDLLESSVHRFGSKPALEFFGARTSYRELGTLISRAAAGLRKLGVRSGDRVALVLPNCPQHIIAFHAVLRLGAIVVEHNPLYTDRELRHQFEDHGATVAIVWDKAVQRVSQLPPDVGLRTIISVELIPAMPLLQRLALRLPVPAARKARAALAAGKHERASQQPANISILRWPEILRAGALKKKHPRPAPQDLAVLQYTSGTTGLPKGAMLTHANLQANAAQGRAWVPGLRDGRETVYAVLPMFHAYGLTLCLTIALSIGAKLVLFPKFDVDLVLKAHRKSPATFLPAVPPIYDRLAAAAAERGVGLGSIRFSISGAMNLPTATVETWEKATGGYLIEGYGLTETSPIALGNPFGASRKPGTVGVPFPLTDIRVVDPRNVALDRAPGQEGELLIRGPQVFSGYWQRPEETEDALLEGGWFRTGDIVSVDKDYFVTIRDRIKELIITGGFNVSPSEVEDVLADFPGLADVSVVGQPRPGGGEDVVAAVVPAPGTTVDPEALLNFARRHLAAYKVPRRVVVLDELPRSLIGKVLRREIRDTLVAGR
- a CDS encoding universal stress protein, whose translation is MSKPIVVGISGSAGSQAALAWAVQRASRHKLPLIVIHAVDDRWMSPEFQYQELIRESAMDLLKKAQAAATAQTPDVNVEVQLRHGSAAAALREASKEASMVVVGAHDRHWMDGGPLKDRALQIAAASDSPVAVIPAKQGTGDRGVVVGVDGSEEALQAVRFAAAEADRGGNELTVVLAFRSPARWFENQLPSRGLAETIIEEQRVVLSESVAGLGDKYPDLTVYQRLETDADPAKALVDVATGARLLVLGSRGRGGFSRLVLGSTAHAVLLHVPCPTVVTRLHKVQHED